The Gossypium arboreum isolate Shixiya-1 chromosome 4, ASM2569848v2, whole genome shotgun sequence DNA segment taattttcttaattaaaaaaaaaccttaatttAGTGAAAATGAATACAAAATATTCCAACAGCCAAAATCCAAAAGAATAATCGGATGTATTTGAAATTTGGGGGCATTTATTCTCTTCCATGATGTATGatgttagggttttttttttttttgagaatattAAGTTTGTTAAAATTGTTAGAAAACATCAATGTGAAGATAAGAAATGAGTGGGTAAGAAAACATACCAACATCCTATGTTTGATGCAAAACTCCAAACCCTTTGAAATTtacatgtcaaaatcccccataTTCCACCAACACTAGAAACTTGCATTTTTCAATGACCCTTCACTATCATTCTTGTTTCCTTACTTAATACTTTCTCTCTTCAACATTTGATCGAATcggataaaattttttaaataaattaagttgacgagttttattttaatttttaaattaaaattttattaaaatataactaattccatgtttaagcacataaatttaaaactatatatatttaaaaactttttcaaagcaaaataagaaaattaattaaaatacttTAGTACGATAAACTTCAATCATAATTAACTTATTTGGGtcctcaaaattattattttagaaaatttataaCTTTCTTTATACattctttagaatttttaaaagttttaaattttttaaaaaatataaaatttaggatttttataaatattttgaattttgaatttttttgtaatttttattgagAGAGAAACCAAATTGCTCATTTTCAAACCGATAGGGACCAAAGAAGTATTTATACGAATCTATTATTCTAATTATTCAAATTACAAAATTCAACTCATCTTGAACTCGAATTACTTATTCAAGTTGACTTGAATAACTCAATTCAATTaacttgaaatttgattttttattttttaatcgaATCAATTTTACTCATCctacttaaataaatgaaattatgttaAGTTATTATAGAAAATTTTGCATCcatgatttttattttagttaatccATGCAAAAGtgaaatttcaccattttaatagcctatatttttataaaatttaaaagattaaatcaatttttctcATTCTTGAAAGGCCAAAGTGTATTTTTGTcatatactaatttaaaattttaaaattataaaaggactAAAGATAAAATTTTCCAGCTAGCCCCATTTGGCTCCACCCTTGATGCTCCTACTATAAgacttattttatttaattataatatatattttaaaattttaaaatatttataatttttacaaatataattatattttatattatttttaatataattattttttattttataattttaaaatttcagtaaCCTATTCTtttctaaataatttatttatccaAATAAAGTAATTACAAATCCTAcattttaaattgataaattcTAAAATGATAGTATtttaaaaatctcaaaattttaaaatcttttatcCAAACATGCTCTTAAAGTTTTAAGATCAGTTTAGATGGACAATGTGTTAGttgcggttagtgtaaaaataatagtgatagtaaaattaaatattgtaacgtaaaacaaaaaataaactaAAGATACTGTAACGCACTTAATCATTCAACTAAACTCACCGTTAAACAAACTCataaattattataagtttaattaagatCATAGCGTTTTTGGAATGTTTCATGAATTGGTCAATGATGATTGGTTAAATTAAGCCCAAGTTTTCAATTAATGAACGGCTTGGGTCAATAGTGCAGGTATTAGTTACCAGCTAGTGTACATCGGTAGCTACACAAGCACCCAACTTGTGGCTAATCAAGTTATTCATATGCCCCTACAAACTTTTGCTAGCCTTAGCCTTCACTATCCTAATCCTAGACACCAACACGCCCAACTTTAGTCCCCCTAATCCTTCGTAACCCACTTTTGACTTTCGGTTCCCAACATAAAATTGCCCGCTCTACCTTCTCACTAGAGTTTTCAGGTCGGGAAAGATTGAGGGCTAGTTtagtaatattttaaaaatatttttgagaagtaTTATAGAAAAGTATCtttgaaaaatacttttaaaaaattaagtgtTTGGTATTGTtgttaaaaatacttttaaaaagtaaaatattaattttagatatgatattataaagtaacaaatatgtatttaaataatatttaaattagttaatattatgatattttagcaaaaatataaaaataatttattataacttattgttaatattttaatatataatgttaattttaaatatttctaaataattaatataaattatttattaaatttaattagaatatataaactatatttaaatatttaaatataataattgtttcataattatttcataaaatcaaagagaagaagatgagaaggaAAAGATAAAACTCACCGGTGGTGGAGAAGAGGAACAAACCAGAGAAGAAAAGTAAAGTTAAAAcaagaaaaggggaaaaaaatcTTCTAACGTCTAGAAAAAGCaacaaggttaaaatagtaaaatactaGCCAAGAAGCAGTTTTGGCTGGGAAAAGCCAaaaatttctcctttttcttatGTGCAAAAGtgcttaatttaaattaaaaaatttcaacaCTGTTGTTTGTTCTCTATTGCTTTTAAAGAAAAAACACTTTTTTTAGCAAAAGCCCATCAGAAAAGGAATGAAGGACGGGGCCTAATTTTAGAGAGTGATCAGGTCGATTTAACATGAAACTGCCCTGACTGCCACGAGATATTTACAAAATTTTCTTCTTATATATTTAGTATTAATTAGGttaaaaaatgaccattttactcaTCTAATCCCAAAAATaacaatatttataaaaataaccaGTTAAAAAACATTCACTCAAATGACCTGAAAATAGCTGGCACAAatgtattttttttcaaatttttttttgaggTGCCAGCACACTGATGGCCAACACCCCTTTATCTAGTTAAAAAAATACTTTTTGGGGGTGTAGTGTCGACCAACAAATGGCCAAATCACCTAACAAAATATATtggtaatatatttataaaatatgtagtttaatgtattttaaattaatgtttaaatttaataaaaacgtGAGTGATGCAATACAAATTAAAAACCATGACAAAAATTTtaagattattttaaaatataaaatataaaattaaacatgggaaataaaaaagatggaaaaataatGATAGGTTATGTTGCAATATTCTCAATCTCTTTTGTTTGGTAATTTTGGCCATTTGTTGACCGCACCACATCAccccaaaaaatatttttttaatcagATAAATGGATGCCGACCATCAGTATATCAACacctaaaattttttttaaaaaaatatataggtATCAGCCATCTAATGTCCAAAACCTCAAAACttagtttttttaataaaaaaaatagtggTGCCGGCCATCTAGTTCCCATAACTCAATTTTACTGTTGATTTCAAGTAATTTAAGTGAATATTTTTTAaccaatattatttttataaatattgttTTTTGGGTCAAATGGGTAAAAATAACCTTAAAAAATCCTTAAAATTTGTCATTATCAACATCATTTTACCACCTTTACTCCTATTTCCCATTAGTTTCTTTCCCCTTccccttttaatttattttcccaAATCTCCCTCTCatttttgtttcttattttatttcttttgtgaTTTAATATATACTTTTTACTTAGCCATCTCAAGCATGGTATTTATTATAAACCATAATAGATAAAAGAGTAAACCATGAACACAACAAAGTCAAtgctaaaaaaaatgaaaaaaacacACCAAATTCAATGGGATGTGATGccaaaatcatttttttaaatttaattaatcaatatttcaaaaaaaaagtttaaacttGAGTAAAGTCTAATAGCATCGATGTTGGGTATACAATTGATTTTCGAGTTTAGAACAAGTTCAAATTTTTTAAGATTAGGGTCAAGTTAAAATAAAGTATCAAATCGAAGTTGAAAGGGCAAAAATCTGACCCACCTCGCCCTTTTGCCATCATTAGCGACACATACTTTTAGGAATCTTAGGGTTGTCACCCATCATGTATCAAATGGGTATGTTAGGCTTATTTATGTATTGAGTACAATTATAATTGTTATCTAGTATTTAAACCAGCCCTATAATTTATTTAACTCAATAACTAATTTTCTATTCtcgaaatatttttatttaattaattaaaataaatttaattaattcactcattattattaaatataattattaatttaatgtaGATATCTTTTGTATTTAATTTCTTacataattttaaatttgtatattattttaatagttttatgtattatttcaattttttatttttattatttttaaaatattattttattctctCAATTAATTTTCACTAATCCTCATTTAATTAAGGTATAAAATTATGCGTAACACGTtacattaaaattaatatatataaagattTTAAGGAATCATTTAACATGTTAATTTATATATAAGAGTGTGTAGAGCTGTTCACTGGTCGGGTTGAGTCGGTCCTAAGTATGATATGAACTTAAAATTTTGCCTAAATCCATCTATATTTGTAAAAGACTAACTCAAGTCCATTTTAGACTCgctcatattaatttttaaaaaatatttattttattttaatatttaataattttatattttttatttattaaaaaattatatattcatcttaatattattttaatatttatattagagtaggtttatatatttattataagtttattttttaatatgttttaaattATAAACCAGGCTTGGACCCtaatttttttgtccaaattGATTCATCAAGTCTAATATTTTAATTCAACTTCTCTCAAATTTCATACAAGCCTTTAAACATGAACAGATAACTTAATCTATAAACAGTTGTCTATGTATTAGTACGCAGGGGCTGATTCAAATCTTTTCGAATGGGCGGCAGATGAGAAATTTAATATTAGTAGGTCCTTAAAGTGTGCATTGGAAAGGGACATCCATGTCTTATTACCAAACATATAAATCATGctttccaatatatatatatatctcattaTTTGTCGCCTTTCCACAACCGGCCATTTAAGTTTTTaagtataaacacatatatacaccacACTCACATTTATGAAAGTACTTCTGTATACAATAGTAATATAATGATTTTTTTGTCTTCTAAtgttgtaaaataagtgatataattcatttatgttttttatttttatttaattattaaacttgtatttttatcaaattattcataaatgaatggaaaatattaattttcttgATGTGATATGCATATGAATTATTACGTGGATGACATGtcaatatttttatgatttttaaaataattttaacgattttttatttttcatgacAAAAATATTCACAACCCTTACACATTCCACCTTTTTCGCCCAAATACCTTTCAAAATACTTAGAGCTCATTTTCGATTAACTACCTTCTCAACTATAATCTTCTTGATCGCGTCTTGGTGCACGTGCACTGGTGCTATGAATCAAtacaaatacaattcaacactcAAGTATTTTAATTATTGAACCCAAGAGAATTTGAGGATAAAGTTATTCCTAAGCGACAAGCGTGCAAATAAGAAGTCTAGCTAACTACTAGCTAAATACTATATTACGTCAATTCATAATCAATGATAAATTATACTAATCGATTACCTAAAACTATGaataactaaattgtaaaatagtcAAAGTTAAGCAATTAATAATCCAATAGACAAAAGCAATTGGTTGACTTCCATGTTGTAGATTAGACTTCAGATTAGGGATTTAAAAGGCTTAAAGTTTTAATTGACTCAATTTTACCTTTCAGTTACCATTTTATCAAATTAGAGGATTTAATTCTATCGAATTAAccgaaatatatatatttttattaaaacaagtataaaacatatcaaaataaataaattgataatgttcatttgaccgaattattcaaattaaccgaattaaaacTAGATATAActtgtattattaattattaaattcggtTAATTACCTGATTTCAAACCGAATTAATCGATAATCGAACTTTCAAAAAATCATTAACCGACATCCAACCGAATTAAGTTTTAACTAAAATTCGAACATCCTTACTTAAAACTACTTATAGTCCCTcctcaacccataaataagaggGTCATGCGCTTCGGCATACTCGAACCTATGTTCTCCTACTTGACAATAATGCccaaactaattaaactaaaactCAATCAAAGTCAAACTAAAAAACTTAAATGTTCATATTCCCAATCAAAATTGCATAAtggggtaaactataaaaatagtcacttttgtttgcttcAAATTACATTGTagttacttatgtttgaaatgttatgttttagttacTTATGTTGTCGTTTTGTTACGAACTGGTCACTCTACTGTTAAGCTCCGTTACCTCCCTAACGGTGATCTTACGTAGCAGTCTAAATAGGTTTTAAATGCCTACTTAGATATCTTACATAgtagtccaaattaaatttatttaattaaaaacctattcTCATCCAACAACTGGACatctaagttggcatttaaaacccatttggactcCCACGTAGGACCGTCGTTAGGGAAGTAATGGAGTTTAATGATAGAGTAACTACTTCGTAATAAAACgataacataaatgactaaaacgtaatatttcaaatataaataattaaaataaaatttgaaataaacgAAACTTACTATTTTTATAATCCGATTTAagtaaaatcataaaataataaattgataattaaaaatatgaaGGAGATTCGAATATACTAAATTTTTCCTTTAATTCAGCTGTATCCAATAAGCAAAGATATATAATTAACCTCGGACTTATCGACGGCCAGTATTGGACAGTAGGGAGTAGACCTGCTTAAAACCAAATTAACTATACCAAGCTTATATTATCCTACTCCTTTTACTTCAGCTTACTGAATAAAAAAACCATGTCAGTTCAAGTGTCCAGGGCCGTCCCCCTCAAGGAGCAATCAGGCGATGCTCGGCCTCCGGTAAACCGAAGTGGCTTCGATTTATGTACCGGAATTTATAGTTCGGTATTTCAACTTACCGACCATCTCAAAGTTCCCACTGATCCTGACCTTGGGATCGCTTCCTTTGTGCTATCTCAGTTCCCTCATCCTCATGTTGCCGAATCAAAACTTGCACTCATTGATTCAGCCACAAATCAGCACCTCACGTACGCTCAACTTCATCGGTCGATCCGATCACTTGCCGGCGGTCTTTACCACCTCGGAGTCCGCAAAGGCGATGTCGTGTTCCTTTTGTCCCCTAACTCACTCTTGTACCCCACGATATGTCTTGCAGTATTCTCAATTGGTGCAATCCTCTCAACTGCCAATCCAATCAATACGTCTTCGGAGATAGCTAAGCAAGTGCTCGACTCAGGTGCTAAGCTCGTTATCTCAGCTCCCGAGGAGTTACGTAAATTCGAACGAATTCAGGTTCCTACAATGGTCACATCTCAGCAATCAAAAGAGGGTAATTCATTATCTATAGAAGAATTAATCGACTGCGGGGATACACATGAAGTACCTGAAATTAAGATTAAACAGTCGGATACGGCGGCTGTATTATACTCTTCGGGTACTACCGGAACAAGCAAGGGCGTTATATTAACTCATTCAAATTTAATAACAACGGCTAGACTTGTAAGATGGTATGCAGAAGAAACTTCGTCTGTAAACGATGTGTTTTTGGGGTTCATACCCTTTTTCCACATATACGGCCTCGTATTTTTCGGGTACGGGCTATCTTGTTGCGGTATCACGACGGTGTTGATGCGAAGATTTGATTTCCAGGAAATGTTGAAGGCAATTCAGGTTCATAAAGTTAATAACATCGCTGCCGTACCCCCGGTGGTGCTTGGTTTAGTGAAAAACTGCAAAAGCAATGATAGCTTGTCAAGCGTGAGAAGGATTGGGTCAGGAGCTGCACCGTTAAGCAAGGAATTGAGTGAAGCATTCAGGGCTCAGTTTCCATGGGTGGAGCTGAGGCAAGGATACGGGCTAACCGAGAGCTGCGGTGCTGCGACGGTGTTCGTGTCGGACGAAATGGCGAAAGCTCATCCAGGTTCATGTGGGTCGCTGCTGCCAACTTTTAGTGCGAAGGTGGTGGATATGGAAACAGGCTTGGCTTTGCCACCCTACAAGGAAGGAGAGCTATGGTTAAAAGGGCCTACAATCATGAAAGGGTACCTAGGAAAGGAGGAAGCAACGGCTGCAACTTTAGACAAAGATGGGTGGCTTAAAACTGGAGATCTTGGTTATTTTGATGAGGATGGGTTGCTTTACATTGTTGATAGGGTAAAGGAGCTTATCAAGCACAATGGGTATCAGGTAACATTAATGCCTTTTGCTATATATCCGGTAATTTCAAGTACAACAAAATTACCATTGATATTGATTGTTGCAGGTTGCACCAGCAGAACTGGAGGCACTGCTTTTAAGCCACCCCAACATCCTGGATGCAGCAGTTATACCGTGGGTGCCTATTACTATGGAGGTGTAGTTGCATAGGTACGTAATGTGTAGTATTGTTTGACAAATGTGTTTGATTTTGTAGGGTTGAAGATGAAGAGTCAGGGCAGATACCAATGGCGTATGTGGTAAAAGCAGTTGATTCTGAGCTCACTCCGGAACAAGTCATTCAATTTGTAGCTACCCAGGTTCGTACTTACTTTGGAATATCCAAGTTTTTGAACATTTCAATTCAGTCCATcgattttaataaaaattgtgGCAGGTGGCTCCTTACAAGAAAGTGAGGAGAGTGGAATTTATAGATGCAATCCCAAAGTCAGCAGCTGGCAAAATCCTGAGGAAGCAGCTGATTTTACAAACCCAACGCCCTATTCTCTCCAAGTTGTAACTTTTATATGTTCTACTAATTCATGCATTGTGAGAGAATAATTGAATAATTTCATTATCGAACAATTATTTCATTTTGAgttgggtttttatatgtttttttaagAAATTATTTATGGAGTATTTTATCTTTATGAAATAATCCTACTTTTAGGGTGTATTTTTTTAGTTTGATTTTAATTGGACAAAAAGGtacattattaaatttattttagttaGATTGACATATCGGAGGGACGTGAGTTTCAAATGAGTTAGAACGTATTAatgaaattaatatttaaaaataaataaaattactcAAATCCACGAAATGCTTAATcttcaattattaaaataattaaaattatcttttaacgCTTTTGTCTAATTTCTATCTCTAcatatttagttttttttaatctTATTTATTCATACTAtctttaaatgttttaaattttaaaattttttatttaatataaaaacatattcataaattatataattttaattaagtaaaaatttaaataaatttataaaatgaaaaatttattaaaatttaaaattattaaaatatataaaaataattttacaatatttatttattaaattaaggcTTAAGGGTCTCAAAAcccttaataaaaaaatttaaaaaaatcaaagcaACTCTTGAAAGAAGTGCAAACTATTGAGTACTTAATGACAAAAAATAATTGCACTGCGAAAAATTTAGCCTCTAATCTTTACTTATTTTTGTCATTTTGGCCCTTTTTTGGGGTCATTTTAGCCTCTAAcctttaaaatttagttaaattatTTACTTTTGGACAAAAAATTGTCTAAACTGTTAAAAATTAACAATATTGATATGGTCACTACTGTGGCAATTCACATgtaattcataaaaatttaaaaaaataaaaataaaatatttacaaaatatttaataagatatttacGAGTCCAGTTTACGAAAATGGGGTCTCGAAACTATACTTTTCAACACTACTGATTTTCGAATCGTTATAAAATGTATGTTCAAAATGAACTTAGGCAAATGAACATTCAAGTTATTTTGtatttgtttatttataataaatctggacgtggttttttttataattatatattttttacaatttcaaaataaattatcaatttatatatattttaattttgatgagATGAATTTGGATGCACATAGATCTAAGTTCATTCCAAACatgaattttaataaatttatatgctttttcttttctattttcaagaaaataatatttttaaaataccattttatttttattttgaaatttttagaactttaatatttttaagaattttttatattttaaagatttttaggtttttttagCTTTTTGTGTgtatgttttctttttttttttacatatggTTTGAGATATTTTTATACAAAGCCTAGAACTATTTATAATCTCTCTTAACCTTTAATTAGGGGATAAATATGCTTTAGAGTGCTCAAACCCACATTTTCTTACATTAGCAATAATACTAATACCAACTGAACTAAGACTTAATCGGTTgaactaattttaaaaaatagaaatattAGATGAAACTAAACCTAGGAAATAAAAGTACATCTCCCAaagtaaccaaaaaaaaaatcttgAAGTACTAAACTAAAAATTGTATATAATATAGGACCATAATATGTATTAAACCCTATTCCAAAGaggatgatttttattttaaaattaaattatatatttattttctttaataattttgattgatttatttatatatttttacttgaattattaaattCCAAATGAAgccttaaaaattaaaatgataataaataaataaataaataaataattgtatTTGAAAAGTTAGAAGCGGGAATCTTTTTTCTCTTATTCGACTTttgttttttcaaaaatttctccccctctctctctctcaaaaaaaaaaaaaaaaaactttctcaCAAACTTTCTCCAGATTTGCTTTGTTCGCTGATTCAAACTGAAGTAGTTTCCCCCTTTCTCTTTCACCATttgttttttcttatttcattttactaaaattttttgTTCTCTCCGTTGCAACTTTTGATCGCCGATTGAATGCATGAAAAACAGAAAGAAGCCgtttttgaatttttctttccctttctcAGCTCTCAAACAGTGCTACATTTTGAAACTTTTTAGTAGATTTAGGGTTTATGTTGTCTGTTCATcttgaaattcgaaaaaaattctaATTCCAGGTTGATTTTTTCGATTTTAGTTACTTATTTTTTTCGTTGTTGTTTAGATTGAATAGAAACAACAGATAAGTAAAAATCGTGGAATTAAGAGGATGGGAATTGAAGAGTACCATGTGATAGAGCTAGTAGGTGAAGGCTCTTTCGGTAAAGTATACAAAGGAAGGCGAAAATACACTGGCCAGGTAACTTTTAAATTTTCTCtttactttttattaatttttgtatcatttttttttgtaattttgttgcaTATTTTTCAATATCAGACTGTAGCAATGAAGTTTATAATGAAGCATGGAAAAACTGAGAAGGACATTCATAATTTAAGACAGGAAATTGAGGTATTCCCTAATGCTTTTTCTAGTAAGATTTATCAATGCTTTTGCTGTTTGATCTGcttctctgtttttttttttgttcttgtaATTTGTGATTTAGCCTCTTACGCATTGCAGATTCTGCGAAAGTTGAAGCATgaaaatattattgaaatgattgaTTCATTCGAGAGCCAACAAGAATTCTGTGTTGTTACTGAATTTGCGCAAGTAATGATCTCCTTTTTATATATGATGGGCATAACTTATTGATTTGGACAAATAGTAATGTGGAATTTCTTGGTATGTAGGGTGATCTATTTCAGATTCTAGAGGATGATAAGTGCCTTCCTGAGGAACAAGTTCAAGCAATTGCAAAGCAATTGGTACTTTCAACTTAAAAATGTTACCATTAAATGGAATTGTTTGATTTTTGGCTTCAAGCTCACTGGTTTGCTTAACATGAGATTTTCCTTTTTGGATGTTATCATGTAGGTGAGGGCATTGCACTACTTGCATTCCAACCGGATCATCCATCGTGACATGAAGCCACAAAACATTCTCATTGGTGCTGGCTCTGTTGTTA contains these protein-coding regions:
- the LOC108459625 gene encoding 4-coumarate--CoA ligase-like 7: MSVQVSRAVPLKEQSGDARPPVNRSGFDLCTGIYSSVFQLTDHLKVPTDPDLGIASFVLSQFPHPHVAESKLALIDSATNQHLTYAQLHRSIRSLAGGLYHLGVRKGDVVFLLSPNSLLYPTICLAVFSIGAILSTANPINTSSEIAKQVLDSGAKLVISAPEELRKFERIQVPTMVTSQQSKEGNSLSIEELIDCGDTHEVPEIKIKQSDTAAVLYSSGTTGTSKGVILTHSNLITTARLVRWYAEETSSVNDVFLGFIPFFHIYGLVFFGYGLSCCGITTVLMRRFDFQEMLKAIQVHKVNNIAAVPPVVLGLVKNCKSNDSLSSVRRIGSGAAPLSKELSEAFRAQFPWVELRQGYGLTESCGAATVFVSDEMAKAHPGSCGSLLPTFSAKVVDMETGLALPPYKEGELWLKGPTIMKGYLGKEEATAATLDKDGWLKTGDLGYFDEDGLLYIVDRVKELIKHNGYQVAPAELEALLLSHPNILDAAVIPVEDEESGQIPMAYVVKAVDSELTPEQVIQFVATQVAPYKKVRRVEFIDAIPKSAAGKILRKQLILQTQRPILSKL